ctttctttctttctttctttctttctttctttctttctttcttttccaagactttatttatttatttgagagtgagagagagggagagagcatgagccgtggggagggccaagggagagggagaagcagacgctccactgatcagggagccaaacatggggcttgatcccaggaccctgagatcatgacctgagtcgaacgcagaagcttaactgactgagtcacccaggcatcctaggaCTTCTAATTTCTGTCTAAAGCCAACCAATTTGAAAACAGGATGTTACGTCCCGTTACAGAAATTTAGGTGTGTTgtacaataagaaagaaaaagaaaagatggaaggaaggaaggaaagaaggaaggatggactGGAGGGAACTTTGTCTGGTTGAAGGTAGGGCAACTAGGAGTATTGACGTCTTCATCCTTGAAGCTCTTGTTAGCTCTCTGCTGCTTTTGGCTTTTGCAAACAATGACATAATATTCTCTCATAATAAGCATGGGGAGGGATTATACAGTTTCTCATCTTGGGATTGTTCATATAAATCACACTGTGgctctaaattttgtttttctctgtttttcagtaGATAGGTACACATgtaatattggaaaaaaaagatatttctctaTTGTTTAGGAGTTGGAATGACACTTCAGAATCTGATTTGTCTTATCATACCAACCAACCCAGCCTTAAAtagtcacagaaataaatatcagttaggaaaactatgaaaaatgtttatttattttcatgaatcttttcttttctagttgaATAAATCCCATGCTGTTGCAACTTCAAAGAGATGtacttgagtgtgtgtgtgtgtgtgtgtgtgtgtatgtgtatgtgtataattttttttactgttcaCAGATGTAAGGGACTTTCTCAGAAAAACGTGCTTGAGAGCCCAGATACTCAGCATTTAGTCTTTGCTACTgatgtttcattttcatctgGGGGCCTTGGTATGATCAGTAGCcttcttttcacattttcctctataattttgacttaaaaaacACCAAATACAAGAAACCCCCCAGTTCCTAACTTTCTGGTTCCAAGATATCTAGGAAGGGGGTGTCCTGTTTTGTGCACAGCCCTTTAAGACAGTGTTTATGCCATCATTCTAAAGAGTGACAGTGAAGTgtgatgttttccttcttctcaaaCAGGCCCTCCCTGGTCACCTGCCCCTGCGCCACCCATTGCTTCAAGGAGACCTAGAACTGACAACGCCAGAGGCAGACACACTTGCATAGCCACAGACTCAGGAGCACAGCAAAACAGCCATTTCTGTACTCTGGACTCCTGCTATTTTCTCTGTGCGGCCGCACACAGGACTCTTGCCCTCAGTcgtcctctcttctccttccgtCCCCCTACCATTTGGAAAAAGGGAGCATTCAGCTGACCATCCAGTCACCCCACCTGCCACCCTGTATTTCATGTTTCTCTCCAGACAATGTCCTGGAATTATTGGTCTTTACAAACTCCCTCACTGTTTTTCTCACCTTCTCCGGAAACTTCTGCAATCAGAATATCACCTGTCATGCCACTAATAGTGTATGCAGCCTTCATTCTCTTTAAAGTCTCTGTGCgtttgataattctggccagcCTTTCTTTCCAGAATCCCTTTTCCTTATATTCcagtttcccttctccctcttggaTTGCGTACTACACTCATCACTAGCTCTCCTTTTTCCTCACTGTGGGTCGGTAGGGTGCCTTAACTAGGGTGACCATGTAATTTTTCATCCAGACCAAGCTATCCTTGAGAATGAAAGGGTGCTCAGTGACAACAGGCACAAACTGAGATCATCCCAGGCAAATGGAGATGTCTGGCCAACCTCTCCTTTCAGGCTCAGGGGAGGAGATGCAAGGAGGAGCTCAGGGCAGGACTTGAATGAGCATAGATGGAGAAGATTTCACAGATTCATCTTAGAGTTGCTTAGCTACTTTTTCTTAGAATCTCATGTTAAAAATTCAGTGTCCCTTTCATGAAAGGGCCCAGTTAACCTGAGGAGAAGTGTCAGAGCAAGATTAGGGCAGAAGAGATGGGTGAAGAGAGAGGTctaggtggggagaggcagaactGGTTGAACCAGGTCCTGTGGTTCTCTGGGTTCCAGTCACAGAGTCTGCTCTTACAGGTGAGGATGAACATGGTGCTGAAACCTCTTCCAGGCtcttctcagctcagggttacccaAGATCGGTAGCACTGAGTGGCCAGCTGGAGAAGCGTCCATGATGACGCTTTTTGCACAAAATATTCCAGGAACTGTTGACGTTGAAGATGTTGGACATGGAAATAAATAGCAACTGCATTGAAAATGTAGAGAACGAGAAAGCAGCTGATAGCTTTGTTGGGCCCCCATGTGAGCCTTCATGCTGGGGTCCCTGGAGCCAGTGGCATGGCTTTCCATGTGTAGAGTATGTGTCTTGAGAGAGAGGATCAGCAGGGTGGCTGAAAGGATGAACATGATCAGAGGAATGAAGATCCCCAGGTTATAGAGAACCAGGTTAACCATATTGGTCTCAGAGAAGTATTTCCTCTTAGTGGAAATGGAACTACTACCATTTCTACTACCATTTCCTCTCTAGAATGGAACTATTTCCATACACTTTGAAGGTATCTATAGAGAAGGGAAAGCTGAAGCATAAGGAGATGAACGGTGATAGTCCCAGAAGCCAAGGCATGACCCCTGtgattttcctcctcctcctcatgcaGAACAAAGGGTGAGCAAAGTTTGCAATTCTAAGACAACAGAAGATACTGAGCCAGGCAGCAAGCCGGAGGTTGAAATAGCTCAGAAACATGACGACGACTTTGAAGAGTATAAACACTGTGGTTTGGTTATGAGTGACCAGGAACAGTAGACTGTAAGTATTCTCCAGCATCATCCAGATCTGCAGCAAGAGCCTGGAAAAGCCGGGCATCAGCGGAATGCAGTCACTGACAGGGAGTCTTTTGCCTCTGGCCCACTTGGCCCCGTGGATAGCTGTAATGAAGCCGTTCCCAACGATGCCAGTGATGCACTCTATTCCAGAGACCACCAGGGTGAGGATGATTTTAAACCTGGATGTGTCTCTATCTGTGGCATCTGTGCTCACCGTGGCCATTCTCTTTGGCCCTCACTTTGAGGTTTCCACACCAAGGACTGGTACCTGTTCTGCAAACTTCTGACCCTCGCTCAGTGTTATTGTAATTTTTCTTCCAGTTAatggttatttccagtttttcttcatttgcttgCTGCATGACTGACTACAAATCAGAGGCTTGAAATGCAAATGATGGAAGGATCTTGTTACTGGCCGTCTCCATTTTTCATAAAGACCCATTTGCCTCGGGCTTGCAGAGGCTCAttggaaaaagaaatttggaagagGTTCCTATCACAGCATCTTTCTACCTTATTAACTTTAAGCCCATATTCACCTGACAGGCAAGAGTCCCAGATTAGGAATCTTAACTGTTCCCATGCCTTTGTACTCATCTCACAAGACCTGTTACCTGctaaattgtctttaaaatgcaACAGCTCCTTTGATCTGCCTTCTCCggcttcctttattttctctcttgtttgtgGAGTTGTTTTTATCCTACAGCTACGAATAAGAAATGATCCTACGAATAAAAAATTCCCATCAGCTTGTATATGGACATTTTTACTTAGAATCAAGTTTCCTTCACAAAGTTCAGCTATTATAATGTACCCGAACAAGAAGAACCAAAATTTGATGCTATTTGGGTTAAttagagatgagaaaaactgCCTTGTTACAGTTTATTTGCCTGTGTATCACCAATTATAATTTACTGATATGCACATCAGTGTTTGAAAGCTGGAGCAGGTAGAATTACCCTGGGAAAGTGACAGGGTATTCTGAACACAGTGCTGAACTTGGACATGTGACCAAACACTGTTATCTTGAAATTTAATTCCCTACTTCTTCACACTGTGAAACACACTGAACCCTGGCATTTTCAAACAATATGCAGATGCCTGGGACTTATTACAGATCTAGTAAGGTAGGATCTGAGATAGGGCCCAGGcaggttgtatttttaaaaagctaaaagtaGTTCATATTGCTCATAACCAGAGTGAGAACCGAAATCTTAGCTAGACACTAATGAATTTTGGGCCATATCTGGCCtgtggttgtgttttgttttgtgcagCCTAATCCTGGACGGCATTAGCCCACCAGTGCTTAATACTTCTTATTGGTCAACATTTAAATTTAGGAGATTGCATATATgcacacaaaaaaaatcagtccttGAAAAATTAGAAGATTGGGCAATTTTGGGGTTGTGTGGTGAATTGGTTGAAGTGGAACAATggctatacatttaaaaaaggtaTATGTGTACTTTTCAGTTTGTCACAGTATCCACCAATTcctagtatcttttatttttaaatttattttcagcataacagtattcagttttttttcaccacacccagtgctccatgcaattcgtgccttctataatacccaccacctggtaccccaaccttccacccccctgccacttcaaatccctcaggttgtttttcagagtccatagtctctcatgattcgccttcccttccaatttcccccaactcccttttcctctctaactacccgtgtcctccatgctatttgttatgctccacaaataagtgaaaccatatgataattcactctctctgcttgacttatttcactcagcataatctcttccagtcccatccacgttgctacaaaagttgggtattcatcctttctgatggaggcataatactccatagtgtatatggaccacatcttccttatccatttgtccgttgaagggcattgtggttctttccacagtttggtgaccatggccattgctgctataaacattggggtacagatggcccttcttttcactacatctgtatctttggggtaaatacccaggagtgcaattgcagagtcatagggaagttcaactgtatagtcaattaatcttcgacaaaacaggaaaaaatatacagtggaaaaaagacagtctcttcaataaatggtgctgggaaaactggacagctatatgtggaagaatgaaactcgaccattctcttacactgtacacaaagataaactcaaaatgggtaaaagacctcaacatgagacaggaatccatcagaatcctagaggagagcataggcagtaatctcttcgatatcagccacagcaacttctttcaagatatgtctccaaaggcaaaggaaacaaaagtgaaagtaaacttttgggacttcatcaaaatcaaaagcttctgcacagcaaaggaaacagtcaaaaaaacaaagaggcaacccatggaatgggagaagatatttgcaaatgagagtacagacaaaaggttgatatccaggatctataatgaactcctcaaactcaacacacacaaaacagacaatcatatcaaaaaatgggcagaagatatgaacagacacttctccaatgaagacatacaaatggctatcagacacatgaaaaaatgttcatcatcactagccctcagggagattcaaactaaaaccacattgagatatcaccttccaccagttagaatggccaaaattaacagacAGGAAacgtgttggaggggatatggagaaagcggaaccctcttacactgttggtggggatgcaagttggtgcagccactttggagaacagtgtggaaattcctcaagaaattaaaaatagaacttccctatgaccctgcaattgcactcctagtaTCTTTTGACTCTGAGGCTTCATGCCAGTGTGATGGCCCTGTTataacctaaaaaaagaaaaaaaaagaaggaaagaaagaaagaaaggaagaaagaaagaaagaaatttattttagcaaaagaaagagcatgagtgggggtggggcaggcagagggagaggaagagagagagagagaatctcaagcagactccccactgagtgcagaaccaacacagggcttgatctcacaacctgagcatcaggacctgagtagaaatcaagagttggacaccgtGTTGATTTCCAACACGGTGGACCAACCCACCCTGTTACAACTTCTATAATAGAGGTGTGGAGATGATGAAAATGAATTTCCTTccctaaattaattttatttcaaattaaagtcagagatatatttttattataaagttgCCTTTTATTATTAAATCATGTTTGTGTAAAAATAACATCAGAAAAAGCAATATAttgcaaaattatgaaaaaaatgttaaaagaaattaaagctcaTGTCAACACAAAGCCTTGTacaagtgttcatagcagctttactcataatagccagaaagaagaaacaagattCCTTGACAAGTTCTACATATCCAGTGAGAATCAACTTCGGTTACTTCTACTAATAGAGAGAGtcatattggggtgcctgggtgactcagttggttaagcattggactcttgttttctttttttaaaaagattgtatttattcatttgagagagatacagggacagagacacacacagagagagagcacaagcagggggaaagacagagggagaggaagaagcagactgcccactgagctgggagcccaacacggggcttgatcccaagacctggagatcataacctgagttgaaggcagacgcttaaccatctgagccacccacgtgccctgtgttggattctttgatttctgttcaggtcatgatctcagggttatgagatcaagtccAAGTTGGCCTCCATgctcattgggaagtctgcttgagattctctccctttccctctgcccctacccctgctctcactctctctctctaaaataaagaaacaagtcctttaaaaaaaaaaaaaattgagagtagTATTTATCAGCAGCTTTCATGAATTCCAATGCAGCAAActcatctttttgtgtattttgtttcaacttatgtaagtttttataaataatgtcttCCTAAAGTTCTTGCGCATAATGGATTTCTGCTGTTCTGGTACCATCTTCTGTTGATGATCATTCATGTTTTCCTCTATTTTAATATGCAAGAGCAGTGGGGCCTGGTGAGCAGGTGTGATATTAATAGGGATGTGGGGCCAATTCATTTTTTAGTCTGTGGTCATTTCTCATTCAGGGAGCTAGAATGGAGTCTCCTTTATTCTAGGGAAATTCTCTGGGTGAACCAAGGGCCAAAGGCTTCATATTCTTGGCTATTGGGTTCAAAAAATTTGGTGCTGTTGTAGCATAGATCAGATTTGGAAGAATATGTTATTAGGGAAATCATTTCCTCTAACTTCTCTCTCAGGCACTGCCATGCAAACTAGGAAGCTTTCTCAGTTGGGGAGGGGTGAGAAGTGCAGGGATGAGTTGGAGTATGTTGAAACATCTCCATGAAAGTGACTCCACATCCTGCCTTGTGTGGGACACACCATGGGGCTGCATGGGGTGGCAAAGACAGAGTGGGGCTGCAGGATTGCTCCTGAGTCTCCCTAGGCATACTCGTGACAGTCGCTAAACCTTCCTTGTGTTCACACAAAGGGTTTGGAAATTTGCCGAGGGAGTTGGTGGATTCTAAAGGGGTGTGTGGTGTTCTTAGCCAGGGGGCTTTGCAAGCTTGGGTTCAGATGAAGCCAGTGCAAGGACAAAGGAATGGCCAAGGAAGAGGCTCCccattccccacctccctccacttcCGTTTGATGATCGTGGAACATGGATGTCACCTCCTGGAGGACAGGAAGGAGAAATCCTGAGAAAATCTTGTAATCATAGTGTTTAAACCTGGTATGACTGAGAAAACACTAAAGTATAATTGGCTCCTAAGGTGGCATGAACTCAGTGAGCAGGATAAAACCTGACCAAGATTCTTTCCTTCAATCATAGCACCCTGCTCTGTGctgctgtctctccctttcccaaccCACAGTGACATCTTGGGCGGGTTTcatcttttttggtctttttgggTTATTAATATTTGATCCAGTTTGGTTTCATGTGTGGGTTGAATCTTTACCATCTCCCTTTTACCCAAGCACAGTTTGAGCTGAGACCCCATCTGCTCAGATCGGAGGGGGACTGGATGGGTCTGGGAcacctgtctcttcctcttcttcttccaggGTGCTGCTGTGGGAGAGGGGAcagatttattttatctctttattttactGGCTGCTGCGCTAAATGCATTCTCTCATGGTTGCGACTGCTGTCCTGACACCATCTGGCCATGTGTACCTCTGAGGGCCAAGCATTGTGTACTAGCATGAGGAGCATGTGGGAGTCCTAGAGGGCTCCGTGGCAGCACTGGAGTCAGTCCTTATTTATTCCAGTAACCCTTCCCTCCTACTTTGATAAGTCTAGCTCTAGATGGTGGGCCACCACTGGTTATAGTAGGGCTGGCATTGCCACCTCTTGATAAGCTTTGCAGGTCAATATCTAGCCCCACCGTTGGCTGCCTGTTTTAGATCTGGCCTTCTCAACCTTGTGTATATACCAGAGTTCCCTAACACTGTGAAGCTTTAAAAAACATCCATACCCATGTCCCATCCTCGAAGATTCTGAGTAATTGTTCTGGAGAAAAGCTAAGTGTTGGCATCTCTGAAGCTCCCCATTGCAGTTCCAGTGGGAGCAGGGGAGAGTTGAGAACCACTATGGGCATGGGGTATTTACCCACATGGTTTATGGTATGGTCTCTAAGGCCAATTCTGGGACAACAGGAACCCTGCACTCAGCATGGCTGTAGAGGTGACTGAATGACTTCCTGGATAAGACTGAGGACATGTCCTTCCATCAGGTAGAGGGAGATCAGATCCAGAGGTTGAATTTCAGTTACAGTATTTTGCAAAACTGAGTTTTTGCCTTGTGAAAGTCACTTCTACTGTAAAGtattagaaaagcaaatatttctcAGATCTCTgtgaaaaggagggaaaagaacatAGATGTAAAGAGTCATAGGTTTCTACTTTATAAACTGAAAACCACTCCTATGTGCTTATTTGGCAAAGGAAGTAAGGTACAAGAACAGCCGTTACGGCGCCATTATGAAGCAAACCGCCATAAGCACAAAGGCCAGGGATGTGGAAAAGATGTGATCAAATCCTAATGAGCTGCACAGAGACAGAAGAGTCAACAAGGTTTGTTTTGGTTGTTAATGAAACATGCAGTTATGTATTTCAGTGAAAAATCTGCCAGGACATGACCTTCTTCACAGAGTGCAAGTTGTAAAAGAGTGTCTTCTGAATGTGATGGAAATTGTGGGTCCTGAAAAGATATAAGCATGTGCAAATACAAGTGTAATCAGAAACACTGTTGCTCAATGTACTAGAAATATGGCtgagaaattaaaaggaaaaattgtgtGAAAAAAGTCTTAAACATTGTGACATTTGCTTTTGCAGCTGATGAGGGTACATATTTAGTAATACTTAGACGTAATCATTAGCTCTATTTATTCACTGTGGGCTTGAGAATTTTTCTatgactgaaaatatttcagacaGTGTGTCCATGACAGGCACAACACTAGGAAGtaattaagaaattcatttttgtaGCAGaggaaactttcaaaaaatttaatatagATGATCTTCCTGGGATAGATGGTGCTAATATTGGActtgcagtaaaacttaaattctgTTGGCAAGTCATGCAAGGACACAACTTTACCTCTACTCATTTGCATTATTCAGCAGGAATTGCTTTCTGTTAGAAGTTATAAGTGGAACCCATCACAGACACAGAGCTTACTACCTGTAAGCTGGATCTCCCCTGGGGCTTGGGGCATGGAGTGTCGCAAGCACTGTTGGATGAATCGGACACCTAACACAGCGGCCTGCTCACTGCACATAGGTTGGGAGGCTGAGCCAGCACAGAAGCTAAGGAGAGGTGTTAAACTGTTGAAATGAGCTCATGTCTTCATCACTGAGGAATAAAATCTCTGCTTATGCTAAGCAGCGAAGATTGTTATCCCATAATTGGCTAACACTTTGAATGCCCTGCAAAGGCATCCACTGTACTTATAAAACATTATGAGAAAGTTATCTGGCATAGTGTTATTTGGTCCTCTTTTCTGGTCTAGTTCTAGCACTGTAACTGATGGTCTGAACCCCGCGATGAGAATTCTGTTAGGCTGAAGGCTGATGGCATGCCAAGTAGCTTATtggttccagctctgtgaagatGACCTCCCCCTGCCCAGTGCTCTGTTGTCTCTTCATACCTGCAGTGTGGAAGGTGATCCACGGTAAGATACATGACGGGACATTAAGCACAGGGACACCAGAGCATCAAACTCTTGCAACTATCTGAACAATTGTGCaatgattgttaaaaaaaatcttaggaaatgCCTACGTTTGTGAACAGCTCTTTTCAGTTATTGAAGTAAGACTAAGTATCACTCCTGGTTGAAGCTACCGGTCAAGGATGAATTCTGCATTGGCACTGAACTTGGTACAAGATTTAACCATGACAGGCTAAAGAAAAAGCCTCAGATTTCTTGTTCCAAAACAAAAGTTAACAAGTTgtgaaagaaaatgttgaaagtaaaatatttgttttatgttccCCCCCccaattttgaatttatgttgCAATCATGAATATCATACGTGCATGCACTATGTGCTATGGTCATAATCAtagttcagaaaaataaagtttgattaTGCTCCTGGCACttgttgtgtttttcttccctcttctatgTTTACCCATAGACTTTTATGTCCCTGGCTTCTTTAGACCCTGGAGTTTTCAGTGACCTCTTTAATGTGTGTCTTGTGTAGGCAGATACGTGGTGGCTCTAAAGCCTAGCAGCCATAAGGTGGAGCCTGGGAATCCTTGGAAAATTGGGCAATTACTTAATTTTTCCACTAGTGGGCGggcatgttctttctttttaaataggagCATCTAGCAAAACTTTGAAAACCTTTTCTATTTTGGGCAATCTGCTAAGAGTTTTCTCCACCCACTTTCAGGAAGACCTCTGAATCTTTATACTCAGGGTCAAAGTTATGGTCATGGCCAGACAGTTTTCATGAGGAAACTCACATTGTCTCtt
This genomic stretch from Mustela erminea isolate mMusErm1 chromosome 11, mMusErm1.Pri, whole genome shotgun sequence harbors:
- the TAS2R40 gene encoding LOW QUALITY PROTEIN: taste receptor type 2 member 40 (The sequence of the model RefSeq protein was modified relative to this genomic sequence to represent the inferred CDS: inserted 2 bases in 1 codon; deleted 2 bases in 2 codons), with protein sequence MATVSTDATDRDTSRFKIILTLVVSGIECITGIVGNGFITAIHGAKWARGKRLPVSDCIPLMPGFSRLLLQIWMMLENTYSLLFLVTHNQTTVFILFKVVVMFLSYFNLRLAAWLSIFCCLRIANFAHPLFCMRRRRKITGVMPWLLGLSPFISLCFSFPFSIDTFKVYGNSSIPISTKRKYFSETNMVNLVLYNLGIFIPLIMFILSATLLILSLKTHTLHMESHATGSRDPSMKAHMGANKAISCFLVLYIFNAVXLFISMSNIFNVNSSWNILCKKVIMDASPAGHSVLPILGNPELRRAWKRFQHHVHPHL